In Papaver somniferum cultivar HN1 unplaced genomic scaffold, ASM357369v1 unplaced-scaffold_80, whole genome shotgun sequence, the following proteins share a genomic window:
- the LOC113345070 gene encoding aspartyl protease family protein 1-like, with amino-acid sequence MAASSSSHKYLMTLLLVFSAYTQELNNCDAFQTFGFDMHHRFSDQVKSIMGSDNLPEKGSLGYYAAMVHRDKAFHGRALAENDDDNSQLLTFSNGTETLLLSSLGFLHYAYVSLGIPSKSFLVALDTGSDLFWVPCDCTSCVRNLVTSYGTELNFTIYSSNSSTTSKDVSCNNSLCVLQRECSDSSSQCPYRVEYRDKTFSSGVLVEDILHLTVENHEPRDINCRITFGCGRVQNGSLLGTGAPNGLFGLGMGDTSVPSILSREGLIANSFSMCFGFDGVGRINFGDKGSSDQDETPFILPQRTRRRQTHYEVRVTQLSVGKNLSDPLDFNAVFDSGTSFTHLDDPAYRAICESFDSQAIHKRHSSDPGIPLEYCYDFSSNTTELVVPKVSLIIKGGRQFNVHDPTVLITDGTTVIAYCLGVVRSPNVNIIGQNFMTGYRIVFDREKMVLGWKASKCYEIFDPSTQQKNPAIRKESPPTINVLPLFASRGTPRNGLNSGIPQFSVGKPQNIYLMIMVSSLFMLLLLILRIVPTIQMLDLYFSFSSVNNP; translated from the exons ATGGCGGCTTCCTCTTCTTCTCATAAATATCTAATGACTCTATTATTAGTGTTCTCAGCATATACTCAGGAATTAAATAACTGTGATGCATTCCAAACTTTTGGCTTTGATATGCACCACAGATTTTCTGATCAAGTTAAAAGTATTATGGGTAGTGATAATTTACCGGAGAAAGGTAGTCTAGGGTACTATGCAGCTATGGTTCATCGTGACAAAGCTTTCCATGGTCGTGCACTTGCTGAAAATGATGATGACAATTCTCAGTTGCTCACCTTTTCTAATGGAACCGagactcttcttctttcttcacttGGATT CCTACACTATGCTTATGTTTCACTGGGGATACCAAGTAAATCGTTCTTGGTTGCACTTGATACCGGAAGCGACTTGTTTTGGGTGCCATGTGACTGTACTAGCTGTGTTCGGAACCTTGTGACAAGTTATGGaact GAATTAAATTTCACAATTTACAGTAGTAACTCATCAACGACGAGTAAAGACGTGTCCTGCAACAATAGTTTATGTGTCCTCCAAAGAGAATGCAGTGATTCATCTAGTCAATGCCCTTATCGAGTTGAATATAGAGATAAAACATTTTCTTCCGGAGTTTTGGTGGAGGATATCTTGCATTTGACAGTAGAAAATCATGAGCCAAGAGACATAAATTGTAGGATAACATTTGG TTGTGGTCGGGTTCAGAATGGTTCGCTTTTGGGCACTGGAGCTCCCAATGGGTTATTTGGACTTGGTATGGGGGACACATCCGTTCCTAGCATTTTGTCTAGGGAAGGCTTGATTGCAAATTCTTTTTCCATGTGTTTTGGATTTGATGGGGTTGGCAGAATTAATTTTGGGGACAAAGGCAGCTCAGACCAAGATGAAACTCCATTCATTCTTCCGCA GCGAACACGGCGAAGGCAAACACATTATGAAGTTAGGGTGACTCAGTTGAGTGTGGGGAAAAATCTAAGTGACCCGTTGGATTTTAATGCAGTTTTTGACTCCGGTACTTCATTCACACACTTAGATGATCCAGCATACAGGGCTATATGCGAAAGT TTTGACTCACAGGCTATACATAAACGGCATTCTTCTGATCCCGGGATTCCCTTAGAATATTGTTACGATTTTAG TTCAAATACAACTGAATTGGTTGTACCAAAAGTGAGTTTAATCATTAAAGGCGGGAGGCAGTTCAATGTTCATGATCCAACAGTCCTAATTACTGATGGA ACCACCGTTATTGCATATTGCTTGGGTGTTGTCAGGAGTCCAAATGTAAATATCATTGGTC AGAATTTTATGACTGGTTACCGCATTGTCTTCGACCGGGAGAAAATGGTATTGGGCTGGAAGGCGTCTAAAT GTTATGAAATTTTTGATCCAAGTACTCAGCAAAAAAATCCTGCAATTCGAAAAGAGTCACCCCCCACAATAAATGTCCTACCACTTTTCGCCTCCCGTGGAACTCCTAGGAATGGTTTAAATTCAGGGATTCCACAGTTTTCAGTAGGCAAACCACAAAATATATACCTCATGATCATGGTATCGTCACTTTTCATGCTACTTCTCCTCATTTTAcgaattgttccaacaattcagATGCTTGATCTATACTTTTCCTTTTCAAGCGTTAATAATCCCTGA